One segment of Pleuronectes platessa chromosome 21, fPlePla1.1, whole genome shotgun sequence DNA contains the following:
- the cdk5r1b gene encoding cyclin-dependent kinase 5 activator 1b, whose amino-acid sequence MGTVLSLSPSYRKAALFEDGSATVGHYTAVQNSKNAKDKNLKRHSLINVLPWKRIVAVSAKKKGSKKVQPNGPHQNNVTQLNNENLKKSQSCANLSTFTQDQTTPAVTKNSNNTVSSVKKAPLTNSNAVPGTPKRVIVQASTSELLRCLGEFLCRRCYRLKHLSPTDPVLWLRSVDRSLLLQGWQDQGFITPANVVFVYMLCRDVVSSEVATEHELQAVLLTCLYLSYSYMGNEISYPLKPFLVESSKETFWDRCLSIINLMSAKMLQINSDPHYFTQVFADLKNESQKEEERSRLLIGLDR is encoded by the coding sequence ATGGGAACCGTGCTGTCTTTGTCACCCAGCTACCGAAAGGCGGCCCTCTTCGAGGACGGGTCGGCCACCGTGGGTCACTACACGGCGgtccagaacagcaagaatgccAAAGACAAGAACCTGAAGCGCCACTCGCTCATCAACGTGCTGCCCTGGAAGCGGATTGTAGCCGTGTCGGCCAAGAAGAAAGGTTCCAAGAAGGTGCAGCCCAACGGCCCCCACCAGAACAATGTCACCCAGCTGAACAATGAGAACCTGAAGAAGTCGCAGTCCTGTGCAAACCTCTCCACCTTCACCCAGGATCAGACCACTCCGGCCGTCACCAAGAACTCCAACAACACGGTGTCGTCTGTGAAGAAGGCTCCTCTGACCAACTCCAACGCGGTGCCCGGGACCCCGAAGAGGGTGATCGTCCAGGCCTCCACCAGCGAGCTGCTGCGCTGCCTCGGGGAGTTTCTGTGCCGGCGCTGTTACCGGCTGAAGCACCTGTCGCCCACCGACCCGGTGCTGTGGCTGCGCAGCGTGGACCGCTCCCTGCTGCTCCAGGGCTGGCAGGACCAGGGCTTCATCACCCCGGCCAACGTGGTCTTCGTCTACATGCTGTGCCGCGACGTGGTCTCCTCCGAGGTGGCCACGGAGCACGAGCTGCAGGCCGTGCTGCTCACCTGCCTCTACCTGTCCTACTCCTACATGGGCAACGAGATCTCCTACCCGCTCAAGCCCTTCCTGGTGGAGAGCTCCAAGGAGACCTTCTGGGACCGCTGCCTCTCCATCATCAACCTGATGAGCGCCAAGATGCTCCAGATCAACTCCGACCCGCACTACTTCACTCAGGTGTTCGCTGACCTGAAGAACGAGAgccagaaagaggaggagaggagccgcCTGCTCATCGGCCTGGACCGGTGA
- the psmd11b gene encoding 26S proteasome non-ATPase regulatory subunit 11B, whose product MAAAAVVEFQRAQSLVSTDRDASIDILHSIVRRDIQENDEEAVRVKEQSILELGSLLAKTGQAAELGGLLKFVRPFLISISKAKAAKLVRSLLDLFLDMEAATGQEVDLCLECIDWAKAEKRTFLRQALETRLIALYFDTKRFQEALALGTQLLGELKKMDDKALLVEVQLLESKTYHALSNLPKARAALTSARTTANAIYCPPKLQAALDMQSGIIHAAEEKDWKTAYSYFFEAFEGYDSVDHPRAVIALKYMLLCKIVLNAPEEVPSLISGKLGLRHTGRQTDALKSVAQASKNRSLADFETAQTEYKAELRDDPIINTHMATLYDNLLEQNLIRVIEPFSRVQIGHISGLIKLSNGEVERKLSQMILDKKFHGILDQGEGVLIIFDEPPVDKTYGAALETIQNMSKVVDSLYNKAKKLT is encoded by the exons ATGGCGGCTGCAGCAGTGGTTGAGTTCCAGAGAGCCCAGTCCCTCGTTAGCACGGACCGCGACGCCTCCATCGACATCCTCCACTCCATAG TGAGGAGAGATATTCAAGAGAACGATGAGGAAGCTGTCAGGGTTAAAGAACAGAGCATCCTGGAGCTGGGGTCACTCCTGGCCAAGACGGGACAGGCTGCAG AACTGGGGGGTCTGCTGAAATTCGTGAGGCCCTTCCTGATTTCCATCAGCAAGGCCAAAGCGGCCAAGCTGGTCCGCTCTCTGCTCGACCTCTTCCTCGACATGGAGGCAGCGACGGGGCAGGAGGTGGACCTGTGTCTTGAATGCATTGACTGGGCCAAGGCCGAGAAGAGGACCTTCCTACGACAGGCTCTGGAG ACTCGGCTCATCGCACTGTATTTTGACACCAAAAGATTCCAGGAGGCCTTGGCACTGG GTACCCAGTTGCTCGGGGAGCtgaaaaagatggatgacaaaGCTCTCCTGGTCGAGGTTCAGCTGCTGGAAAGTAAGACGTACCACGCTCTCAGTAACCTGCCCAAGGCCCGAGCCGCCCTCACCTCAGCCAGGACCACCGCCAACGCCATCTACTGTCCTCCGAAGCTCCAGGCAGCGCTGGACATGCAGTCAG GAATCATCCACGCGGCCGAGGAGAAGGACTGGAAGACGGCCTACTCCTACTTCTTTGAGGCCTTCGAGGGCTACGACTCCGTGGACCACCCCAGAGCCGTGATAGCTCTCAAGTACATGCTGCTGTGCAAAATCGTTCTGAACGC aCCAGAGGAGGTACCGTCCCTGATCAGTGGGAAACTGGGCCTGCGACACACCGGTCGACAG ACAGATGCACTGAAAAGTGTTGCCCAGGCCAGTAAGAACAGATCATTAGCAGACTTCGAAACG GCCCAAACAGAGTATAAAGCAGAGCTGAGGGACGACCCGATCATCAACACTCACATGGCCACACTGTACGACAACCTGCTGGAACAGAACCTCATCCGAGTCATCGAGCCCTTCTCTAGAGTACAG ATAGGACACATATCAGGTCTAATCAAACTGTCAAAC GGAGAAGTTGAGAGGAAATTATCACAAATGATTCTGGACAAAAAGTTTCACG GAATCCTGGACCAAGGCGAAGGCGTCTTGATCATTTTCGACGAGCCTCCGGTGGACAAGACGTACGGAGCCGCTTTGGAAACGATTCAGAACATGAGCAAAGTCGTGGATTCACTTTACAACAAAGCCAAGAAGCTGACATAG
- the sema4gb gene encoding LOW QUALITY PROTEIN: semaphorin-4G (The sequence of the model RefSeq protein was modified relative to this genomic sequence to represent the inferred CDS: inserted 3 bases in 3 codons; deleted 3 bases in 3 codons) translates to MGEQRSVQPVLLLAALPLLLTRLSQLWAYPFSPSLDLDVTPKXXXXXXXLLGSVRFNGSSQNYSTLLLEEEAGRLYVGGRGALYALNTSDITTPGNVQIDWDASPEQKKMCLNKGRDNQTECFNHIRFLQRFNETHLYACGTNAFRPLCAYIDAERFGFSSGFEEGRDRCPYDPAKGYTGLLLDGEMFTXSQYEFRSSPDVRRNFPFPTLRTEEXPTQWLLEADFVGSVLLKESVNSSIGDDDKIYFFFTERSQEQAAYPSQTKVSRVARVCKTDWGGXRTLQRKWTSFLKARMVCSVPEYELHLNILRSVFVLQGRDAQSSIFYGIFGLEWKNIKASAICQYAFSDVQKVFEGPYMEVQDSKWREYTGKVPEPRPGSCITDRHRAQGINSSRDLPDNVLTFARRHPLMAGQVHPVGVRPLLFKRSVNYVKIVVHREPALDGNIYTVLFLGTDDGWLHRAVDIQGEMHIIEELQLFDKPQPVESLVISSALRSVYVGSHSGVVQVPMSACRRYTSCYDCVFARDPFCGWDGGACVEISSSSKRSNITQDILRGTRGCKENLGNVVHRRRSVMSGDDVLLQCELRSNLATPRWTLNGKDLQGFDLNSGYRIGTDGLLIIGARAQQSGSYRCLAVENSVSVLVYLYTVRVHTDPFYPVEPTDTTSPTTVSSPAVVSTSGPTEQPLPSPPAPLPPGPEFQTYRHMEAVYISLVAVLGGLCLVLSVVLLYVSFCTRRASRDRKFSQQGLRVLGESERKRSSLFELTTISSHCNGRQARHSMSMPDFSDMGDGFLQIVPGQGNMSPTKTPPPAPPLPMPPPLPSMDYANGLSATLPSVLRKMNGNSYVLLRQADHEGTSPLYHSFTEELNRILEQRKHTQLDLQPDESSI, encoded by the exons ATGGGAGAGCAGAGGTCAGTCCAACCCGTCCTGCTCCTTGCTGCT CTCCCGCTGCTCCTCACCAGGCTGTCCCAGCTGTGGGCC TACCCCTTCAGCCCGTCCCTGGACCTGGACGTCACTCCCAAG NNNNNNNNNNNNNNNNNNNNNCTGTTGGGCAGCGTTCGCTTCAATGGCTCTTCCCAGAACTACAGCACCctcctgctggaggaggaggcc ggCCGGCTGTACGTGGGAGGCAGAGGAGCTCTGTACGCACTCAACACCTCCGACATCACCACACCTGGAAA TGTGCAGATTGATTGGGACGCATCCCCTGAACAGAAGAAGATGTGTCTGAACAAAGGAAGAGACAATCAG ACGGAGTGTTTCAATCACATCCGCTTCCTGCAGCGCTTCAACGAGACGCACCTCTACGCCTGTGGAACCAACGCCTTCAGACCGCTCTGCGCCTACATA GACGCAGAGCGGTTCGGCTTCTCCTCGGGGTTTGAGGAGGGAAGAGACCGGTGTCCCTACGACCCGGCAAAGGGCTACACCGGCCTCCTCCTGG ACGGGGAGATGTTCA CCTCTCAGTACGAGTTCCGCAGCTCGCCAGACGTGCGCAGAAACTTCCCCTTCCCCACGCTCAGGACCGAGG GCCCGACCCAGTGGCTTCTGG aggcgGACTTCGTGGGCTCGGTGCTGCTGAAGGAGAGCGTCAACAGCTCCATCGGGGACGACGACAAGATTTACttcttcttcacggagcggagCCAGGAGCAGGCGGCCTACCCGAGCCAGACCAAGGTGTCCAGGGTCGCCCGGGTCTGCAAG ACTGACTGGGGGG AGCGGACcctgcagaggaagtggacctCCTTCCTCAAGGCCCGGATGGTTTGTTCCGTCCCAGAATACGAGCTGCACCTCAATATCCTgcgcagtgtgtttgtgctgcagggTCGGGACGCCCAGAGCAGCATCTTCTACGGCATCTTCGGCCTTGAGTG GAAGAACATCAAGGCCTCTGCGATTTGCCAGTACGCCTTCTCAGATGTGCAGAAGGTGTTCGAGGGGCCGTACATGGAGGTGCAGGACTCGAAGTGGAGGGAGTACACAGGGAAGGTGCCGGAGCCCAGACCTGGATCT TGTATAACAGATCGGCACCGGGCCCAGGGCATCAACTCTTCTCGTGACCTCCCAGACAATGTCCTCACCTTCGCCAGGAGGCATCCACTCATGGCCGGCCAGGTGCACCCGGTGGGAGTGCGCCCCCTGTTGTTCAAGAGGAGCGTCAACTACGTCAAGATAGTCGTGCACAGGGAGCCGGCGCTGGATGGAAACATTTACACCGTCCTGTTTCTGGGGACTG atgACGGCTGGCTGCACAGAGCTGTGGACATCCAAGGAGAAATGCACATcatagaggagctgcagctgtttgaCAAACCTCAGCCCGTGGAGAGCCTGGTCATCTCCTCGGCTCTG CGGAGCGTGTACGTGGGCTCACACTCTGGAGTCGTGCAGGTCCCGATGTCGGCCTGTCGGAGATACACTTCCTGTTACGACTGCGTGTTCGCCAGAGACCCGTTCTGCGGCTGGGACGGGGGGGCGTGCGTAGAAATATCCTCCAGTTCAAAGAG GTCAAACATAACTCAGGATATTCTGAGAGGGACCAGAGGCTGCAAGGAGAATTTAGGAAACG TCGTCCATCGGCGTCGCTCTGTGATGTCGGGTGATGACGTGCTGCTCCAGTGTGAACTGCGCTCCAACCTGGCGACGCCACGCTGGACCCTGAATGGCAAAGACCTCCAGGGGTTCGACCTGAACTCGGGCTACCGCATCGGCACAGACGGCCTCCTCATCATCGGAGCCCGGGCCCAGCAGAGCGGCTCCTACCGCTGCCTCGCCGTGGAGAACTCGGTCTCTGTTCTGGTTTATCTGTACACGGTCCGGGTGCACACTGACCCGTTCTACCCCGTGGAGCCCACAGACACCACCAGCCCCACCACAGTCTCCAGCCCAGCTGTTGTCTCCACCAGCGGCCCCACCGAGCAGCCCCTGCCctcgccccccgccccgctgcCTCCGGGACCCGAGTTCCAGACCTACAGACACATGGAGGCCGTGTACATCTCCCTGGTGGCCGTGCTCGGGGGGCTTTGCCTGGTGCTGAGCGTGGTGCTGCTCTACGTGAGCTTCTGCACCAGGCGGGCCTCTCGGGACCGAAAGTTCTCCCAGCAGGGGCTGCGGGTCCTGGGCGAAtccgagaggaagaggagctccctttttgaactcacaaccatcTCCAGCCACTGCAACGGGCGCCAGGCGCGTCACTCCATGTCGATGCCAGACTTCTCGGACATGGGCGACGGCTTCCTGCAGATCGTTCCCGGTCAGGGAAACATGTCGCCGACCAAGACGCCTCCGCCGGCCCCTCCCCTTCCGATGCCGCCTCCCCTTCCCAGCATGGACTACGCCAACGGGCTGTCGGCCACTCTGCCCAGCGTGCTGAGGAAGATGAACGGGAACAGCTACGTGCTGCTGCGGCAGGCCGACCACGAGGGCACGTCGCCGCTCTACCACTCCTTCACAGAGGAGCTCAACAGGATCCTGGAGCAGAGGAAGCACACGCAGCTGGACCTGCAGCCGGACGAGAGCTCCATCTAG